DNA sequence from the Parachlamydia acanthamoebae genome:
CTACACTAACCCGCCAGATCGATTTTTTATGAAAGAGGAATGGTGCCGCAGAGATGACATAAGCTCCCCACAAAGACTGCGAAACTCCCAATAAACCAATAGTGGACCATGTTTGATGATAAGCTGGGTGAAGCATGTAATAGGTAAGAGCTTTAGCCATGGTAAAAAGAGGTGCAATCAATAGGCACATTCCCATTAAATAATAGCTCATGACCTTTCCAAATAAGACTTTAGCTTCTTCTTGCTGATAAAGATAGGAAGAAAAAAAAGGCTGCCAAGCTGTATTAAAACTATTTACAGCCAATTCCACCGGACGTGCAAAATACAACCCCACACAAAAAAGTCCCACTACTTTCAAATCTGTGTATAAATGGAGGATATATCTTGCAGAGGACTGCAAAAGAAAATAACCAAATAAGCCTAAAATAAAAGGGTAGCCAACGAGTATCAGTTCACGTAAGTATTTAACATGAACCCCGAGAGGAATTTGTCTCAATGCAACACTGAATGTAATAAAAAAAGCCCACGCTTGAGCTGATAGAGCTCCTTTAACCAGACCTAATGCCCCATCTCCTTTGAAAACGACAAAAAATAGAGTCGCCCCAATCGAAACAAACACTTCGGAAAGATACAACGTAATGGACAAAACAGCCTTCTCGCGTATTCTAAAATAACTTAGCAAAGGATACAATGTGGCAGATAAACTGATTCCAAAAAATGAAAGAAAAACAGGCCAAGCATAATCGGAAACACCAAAAAGCCAGATGCTTAATTGATCAGAAAATAGATAAGCAAAACTATCCCAAAGGCACGCATTGAAAAGCAAAGTCAAAAAACCAGTCCATATCAATGCACCTTTATCTTCTTCCTTTTCCAATGTCCAGTAGGTACGTGTTAGCGATCCCCCAAAACCTAGTGTGAGTAAACCATTCATCATCATCCCAAGAACGGCCAAAGATCCAAAAACGCCATAATCTGCTGGGCTGAGAT
Encoded proteins:
- a CDS encoding lipopolysaccharide biosynthesis protein: MHLSRLFRGTFIYGLGQFLARAVTFFLLPLYTSYLSPADYGVFGSLAVLGMMMNGLLTLGFGGSLTRTYWTLEKEEDKGALIWTGFLTLLFNACLWDSFAYLFSDQLSIWLFGVSDYAWPVFLSFFGISLSATLYPLLSYFRIREKAVLSITLYLSEVFVSIGATLFFVVFKGDGALGLVKGALSAQAWAFFITFSVALRQIPLGVHVKYLRELILVGYPFILGLFGYFLLQSSARYILHLYTDLKVVGLFCVGLYFARPVELAVNSFNTAWQPFFSSYLYQQEEAKVLFGKVMSYYLMGMCLLIAPLFTMAKALTYYMLHPAYHQTWSTIGLLGVSQSLWGAYVISAAPFLFHKKSIWRVSVETLAGLVCVGMNFALIPSLGKEGGALATFFGFVAVIVLSIWATRRLLKVQYEVGRLLKMLCGFCVTAIASFIPIDFGLQYLSLMFFVTFLYYAFLWKICLTLDEKTLIISKIRGLVGLQHNLTVTNQ